TTTTCCTGTCCTCTGTTCTGTGTTATCCTTGTGGCTTTGGCAGATAACTGTTTGCCTGTTTGCAGCTAATCTGTCACTTCAGAAACACCAAAGGATAATTGTAGCTCTGAGATAACAGCATTGAGATATTTTAGTCATGCTGTAAATAAGTTCTGAGCTTAACCATCAGAAAAGCTTCAATCGGTTCAGTTTTAAATTCACGTCCCAACcttatttgaaaataatgataatatcAATGAAAGGCATCTTTATCCCAGaggaatagtattaatattataaaataatatgattattatatattgataatacTGTAATATGAAATAATATGACTGTAATATATTAGATAGAGaataatattgatatttaatcAAATAGTCATTATAATactatattttattgatattttatataAAGATTATAATATCTATATTATCACTAAGTTAGCTATAGTAATATTATTAAATAgtatgattataatatattagagaatattattgttatatacaATAATATGACTATTAGATAGAGAAGAATATTGtaacattattaaataatatgactataatattatattcatactatactatattatatttatattatattatatattatattatgaaagATAGAAAgtaatatattgaaataatatgAATTTTAATATATTGGACTAAtaatataataagaataatattgtaatattatgaactaatatgattataatattatattttaattagatttatttaatttattagagagagacagacagacagatatataggtacgagacagacagatagatagatagacagacagacagatagatactacagacagacagatagatagatacacagacagacagacagacagacagacagacagacagacagacagacagatagatagatagatagatagatagatagatagatagatacaacagacagacagacagacagacagatagatagatagatagatacaacagacagacagatagatagacagacagacagacagacagacagacagacagacagacagacagatagatagatagatagatagatagatagatagatagatagacagacagacagatagatagatagatagatagatagatagatagatagacagacagacagacagacagacagacagacagacagacagatagatagatagatagatagatagatagatagatagatagatagatagatagataacagacagacagatagatagacagatagatagatagatagatagatagattataaactatataaagtaatataattattgttaATCTTGTATAAGTTTAACATCAGCACCATCTGTTGGTGGGTTTTATTACATCTCTGTATTTTCTTCCTTGTTCATTTCTCTGCTTCAATTATCATGCATGTAGAAAATGCGGCTGGTGAGATTTTCGGCTTCGTGGGGGCGCAGAGTGTCACCGGCGAGGCGTGAAATGTAACGTAAGATGCCCATGAGACATCCGAGTGTGTTTCCACAGCTCTATCGTGACGATGCGACgagcagacagtgagagagaccaCAACAAAGCTCGAGCGGGCAAcatgagcgcgttaccgcagtgGATGCGCATGTATTTCTACGGGATGCACGGAGTTACTCTGGACATCCTGATGTCATCTGTGCGCAGGTTTCAGGATGACAACGACCTCCGATTGTTGGGCTTCTCCTCGCCTTATTTGTGCATCGTCCACTCCATCACGCATTTGGTTTTGGAGAAGATCTACATGCAGAAGGAACGCTTCCGAGGGCGACCCGTCGTGTTCCATCTCGTCTTCTATCCATCCCTGTACATCTGCTTGCAGATTTTAATCGGGAATGTGATGTCTGTCACGCAGCTTGTCTTGCATTATATGCTTGCGTTATACTTCACCAATGTCTTTCATAAAGGCTTCCTGCGTCTGCAGTATCACAATAACCGGGTGTTGGAGAGATCATCGTACCCGAACGGGTTACCGGGCGTCCTGCGCTTTGTGTTCTTCGGGATGCACGGCTTTCTGGATGAGGTGGTGTTCACCTCGGTGTTCAACCTGTTCGACAAAGCAGACGGGACATTGACGGGTCACACCTCCCTGTGGTCCTTCTTCATGTATGGAAGCTGCAGCTTCGTGGTGGAGAAGCTCTACCTCCATTTACACTTCAGAAGAGGATGGGGCACCTGGCAGAGGTTGCCCATCTACATCTGCTTCATTTACACATGGGAGTTCATCTGGGGCTTCGTGCTCAGACTGTTTGGCGCGTGCTCGTGGGACTACTCGCATTATCCTCTCAATTTCATGGGCCTGGTCACATTGCTGTATCTGCCCGGATGGGTTTGTCTCAGTCTGTATCAGGACGTCTTGTCCAATATTCTGTTGAGGGTTGGCTGTAATGAAAAGGATGAGGGGATGCCAGCCTGTGGTGCCAATGGAAAGCCTGAAACAGAAAAATTGGCCTTTTCATAGTGTATACTCCGGGGAACCATCAAAAAAGGCACTgggatattatttttttttgtaacaggttgtatttgttagcatacgttaagctcagtcgactgcatttgtggcataatgttgatttgcggcataaaaaaataattttaggtTCCAGTGAGCGGGggcggattatgactagcaagggcccggggccaattttctttttatttaacaaatacagTAGACTCCTACAGGCATTTCTGGCTCGcgctgctatatcttttctaactcatctgaatgatggggtgctttaccctccattgtgagaCCTTTGAAGGGCTGAAAGGTGTTGGGCTCAAAAATAGTGGTCATTTGGTCATGTTTTGGaaaattctgtttggaacaacCCTACAGCTTGCCTACCATTATTATTCCTCCATATAAAAAAACCTGCAACTTTAAAGGGTCCAAAAATCCCCTAGACTACATGACAgtgacagaatatttaaatgagCTTCGAGTCTGTTTTGGAATGTTCGTCATTTCAAATTGTAGCTTTCAAAACTTTCACACAAGCCCttcaaaggtgctgtaagcgattttagaatgctgaagctttcacgtgactgagccattgtattagccacgccccctcattccaaaaccccgccctccaaatatcattttgagacaaaaaccaagcaaaacagcagcattgtttgttcctgtggctgtcaaattcaacagtggcacaatagcgccctcaactgacaaacttGAATCATAGCTTCAATGACCCGCTTCAAATactacactatgagaacgagcaaaatgattgacaggtgaaaagcgtcagATAGAGATATCTCAGTACActgatttcattaatatctttaattgAGTAGGACAAatgtttgcatacttttccattaaaaaaatcacttaaagcacctttaatcTACTTTAAAATTCTAACTTCAAGcatttaaatctattttaaactttcagacaaagtTTTGTCAAACCAACTGtggcggagggcgggtcgtgattctgcacaccctgcccctaattaggctaattaagcttccgagagggataagggccgacagGAGAcggcggtgcgacagagagagagtaactggcagctgcccgacacctgtgtgtcaCAACGCCATCTTCAAtcagcccttatccctctcggaagcttgattagcctaattaggggcagggtgtgcagaatcacgacccgccctccgccctgccacaccaacATTATAGTTTGTCTCAACAAATCTAGTATCTAGTATAATCAGTACTTTTGAACCACaaagtaaaatattaatattttcttttctccAACAACCTAAGCCaagttattttcctgtaaaataatgacatttaaagcACATGTTAGTCACGggtccctgggcactggccccattggcccggtcctTAATTCACCTAtgccagtgatgcacttacaatggaagcgaatggggccaatgtttggagggtttaaagacagaaatgtgaagcttataactttataaaagcacttgcataaatgttttgttaaaatgtgtgtattattatttgagctgtaaagttgtttaattagatataactttatacaAATAAGGTTAGTAggagattttattacactaaaatcgtgttaaattaatagtttaaattctctcatcatttacttaccctcatgccatcccaaacgaacacgaatgaagattttcattagaatatctcagctgtgtaggtccatacaatgtaagtgaatggtgattagaactttgaagctccaaaaagcacataaatgcagcatgaaagtaatccataagactccagtggtttaatccatgtcttgagaagtgatatgataggtgtgggtgagaaacagatcaatatttaagtccattttactataaaatcttgttttgtttttggcgatttgcattatttgtgcatatcgccacctactgttcaGGGAGGAGaacactaaaatattgatctgatcctcaccaacacctatcatatagcttctgataacatggaataaaccaccagagtcatgtggattacttttatgctgtctttatgtgctttttggagcttcaaagtcctggtcaccattcacttgtattgtatggacctacagagctgagatattctaatgaaagtcatactcatctgggatggcatgagggtgagtaaatgatgatgagaactttaattttagggtgaactgtccctttaatacacgtattgtttacgtcttttgactatacttttgaaacggctAATATTTTAACGTTtcacggattggccccattaacttccattcatCTTGATTTAtgcctttttttaatgaaaaggagggatgagtctaaataaatgtatttggtaatgaacattatgccacaaaagctgtcgattgaacccataatattccgTTAAGTATCATAAAATAAcattgaacaatatatttttacaacgttttttaatgtttgttcatgttaatatACTATTGTTCATATGTTCGTTTATAATGCAGTAgttaatgtttgtttaaaaagtgtattatacattgaaattaacattaaccgagattaataaatgatgtaaaagtaTTCTTCATGTACTTATAATgtttttaagtaatgttaacaaatacaatcttattgtgaagtgttacagaATTGTTTTAAATAGGGTAGACGAGGGCCAGGGACGGATTAACGACCGGGCCAATGGGACCAGCGCCCAGGGGCCcatgactaccagggggcccttgaatACCCGGggatgccctgggctttaaggtgaTCCCCtccgcttgaaaaccctttttgGCATGAACAACGACCCCcacccccactcaacaacttttgggtggaggtgggcccttggagataattggccccagggcctttgcaagtcataatccgtccctgaccagggctagttgtcacaccagtgaatatttctcagcaATAAAGGTCAGTTACTGTATAGGGACATACTGTACCTTAAAGTCTGGACTGCAAAGACATCGGCCAGGAAATGGATCATTGAACCCCCTATAGCGGGGTATGCTGTTGCACTATacggggtaagttgtcacaatgggaacctgccattaaacagtCTATCATGGAGTATTTAGCACAACAAATGTGTATCAAGCCATTGTTTTGGCTAACTGAAATAGTAATTAATGAGTTAGCTGAAATGACAATATTAAAAACGTGATGATTTGCCTATTTTGTTCGAGAAAAGTATTATTAGTGCAACTGGATTTTACACTCACAACCTATATCGCCCTTGTAACAACTTACCCATCTGACAGCCAGCCCCGGTCAAACTTACTTTATTCAAATATTACTATTATTGCATTTACTTGATGATACAACAGGGCTAAAACGGTGGCATACACACTGTATGTTCTCAGACAtgtgaacaacaacaacataaaacgCTGGTTCTCAAGAGAATATAAGTAGCAGCGTTAAACCCCACAGAGAAATGTTTCCTCGGAGAAACAAGGGTAGCTGCGTTAGCAGCAATAATGTGTGCCGTCTGAAGAACTATCAAGAGAACAACCGTTAGACTTTATGGCACACATAGCAGTATTTTGGATGCTGGTTATTAGCGTCTGGATTGTAGTTTTATTGCATGATTGGATTTATGAGGACGTGCTCTCTTGTAACTGCATGCAACAGGATT
This sequence is a window from Xyrauchen texanus isolate HMW12.3.18 chromosome 45, RBS_HiC_50CHRs, whole genome shotgun sequence. Protein-coding genes within it:
- the tmem229a gene encoding transmembrane protein 229A, with product MRRADSERDHNKARAGNMSALPQWMRMYFYGMHGVTLDILMSSVRRFQDDNDLRLLGFSSPYLCIVHSITHLVLEKIYMQKERFRGRPVVFHLVFYPSLYICLQILIGNVMSVTQLVLHYMLALYFTNVFHKGFLRLQYHNNRVLERSSYPNGLPGVLRFVFFGMHGFLDEVVFTSVFNLFDKADGTLTGHTSLWSFFMYGSCSFVVEKLYLHLHFRRGWGTWQRLPIYICFIYTWEFIWGFVLRLFGACSWDYSHYPLNFMGLVTLLYLPGWVCLSLYQDVLSNILLRVGCNEKDEGMPACGANGKPETEKLAFS